Genomic DNA from Perca fluviatilis chromosome 12, GENO_Pfluv_1.0, whole genome shotgun sequence:
CATGTGATAAGGGAATTGGACTTGTTATTGTTATTCCAGTTTTTCTCTTTAAATgagtaaattaaatattgttCAATAAAATCAGTGACATTTATGAAGTGTATGCATTgtctgttattattaataaataatatataggaATTTCATAGATGAAAGAATAACTAAATGAATGGGTCAAATATCAACCCAACAAGGGGGTCAATTTAACCCAATATTTGGGCTGGTGGGCCTGACCCAGTAATGAGTTGCATTAACCCAACATTGGTGTCAGAATGACCCAGGCTTTGGTTAGGCGAAGCAACCCCATATACTGGGTTAAAATTTCAACCCagttcaaaaagtcaaaacaacccAGCATGTGTTCTGTCCTATATTGAACCAGGGACTGGGTTGGGAATAACCCAATTTGGGTTATTTTCAGCCCAGTATTTTTTAGTGtgtaattaagactatcagctccacacaactctctctggatttctcagtatgactacgTTCAGGAGATTTTCCCACGCAGAAGCTTGAGTGAAGTTAATtatctcttctgaagagtccatcatgttttcttagaattcctcatgggggagacagaaactacgcactatacactctaaaaactcctgggtcaaaaataacccattatgggttattttttacccaacttctgggttaaaaggggccaactaatttctgggttacttcaacccagaaaattgggttactctttttgacccaacttctgggttaagTACTTTGGCCCAaatgttgggttaaaataacccaacatTGTAGTTAAtataacccaacttctgggtcaaaagaacaaccccattttctgggttgaaataacccagaaattagttggtccTGGGCCATTTTCAACCAAGGAGTTGGGTAACAGATAACCTAACTAACTCCTCCAAAAtgatatgagaaaaaaaatggatgaCCCTGTCCAACAATTTATTGTACTGgtttgcagagagagagagagaaagagagagacagagagagagagagagagagagacaaccgTATAACCAGAACATGGGttactctttgaaaaataacccaGCAAACCAAACAATCCAGGAATTGGGTCAAAATATTAGTcctataacccagaaaatggttactcgttgaaaaaataacccataattttaacccaacacaaataacccagaaactgtGACGAAataacccaggagtttttagagTGTAGCTTTAATTTCCGACGGAAACAGGGAAAGTATAATCCAGTTTAATAGCCTACTATGTTATAAATATTTTAGAtgaaagtatttttacattattcTGATCCCTAAAAGGTTTTCTATCTACACGTCCATTAGCTGCTAGTCTTACTGGTAACAGTGCTTATTATAAGTGCAGCTAAGGTTGTCAGCACCGGAGTCGAAGAAAAGTTTCCCCaaggggacaataaagtattttcTATAATTGAACTGAGTCCAATGTTGTAATTTTTCAATGTCGTGTTTTTCGTTTTGGTAATCAGTTACTTTATTGTGTTCATATGATGTCACAATTTCATCCTACAAAATATGACTTTCAGAATATCTAGAGTCTTAGTTTTGTCAACATGTTATTCGAACAGCGGTGTACATACAGCTTCTTGTTCTTTTACTGCAAATGTACTTCACATCCTGTTGTATCACAAgcgagacagaaagagatatGTAAATATTGATCTTACCATGCAAAGGGTTGAACTTAATATACTAAAGTTCTTACAGTAaaccacacccacccacacaaatGCTTTGACAGATTGCTGTGAGAGGTTTCTAAGGATATTCTAgtgaagaagtgtgtgtgtgtgtgtgtgtgtgtgtgtgtgtgtgtgtgtgtgtgtgtgtgtgtgtgtgtgtgtgtgtgtgtgtgtgggtgtgtgttttatgtttatgtgtgtgtgtggggagggggtgGGCATTCTTGCTCTCAACCAATCTACAGAGATCAGTGATTAGCAAGGAAGATTTAAAACCAAGCAGAGGAGACGGACGAGACAGAGTCTGACTGAATCCACTCCAGCTGTCAACGCACAATTTTAGAAGGTAAGCAAGCGGTTTAATTTGTACTCCTCCATGTTTATTTGAAACTGCACTGAACAGTCTAATTTCCGACAAGACCTGCACTTTATTTAATCaatgtattatgtatatatatatatatatatatatatatatatatatatatatatatatatatatatatatatatatatatatgaaggtATGGTACACATGTTGCCATCTCAGCAGCCAATAGTTGCagcattttaacaaaaaacaatattacTGTAATCATAACTGCACTAAGATCtagtgaccaaaaaaaaaagatatagccttacacatttgttttatacCATTTCAAATCCATTCATTCTGATGGTCCAAAAGAGAGCATGTtagatatttttaaatattggtTCTGTTTTGCAGCTGTAGTGCAGCAATTAAATATTTTCAGTGGCCTCATCTATAAAATACTGTAACATCACACAGTGTTTTCATGAATGTACATTTACGATATGTCACTGTTTTATTGCATGTTGCTATTACAACAGCCCTGCGAGACAGACTGTGTGGAATAGGTttggttatttattttaatgatatCCATAGTAACTACACAAAGCAATTGTTGAAGCTGTAATAGGTATTTGTTTTGGCAAACTCCACTCTCATCAACCCTCTCAAGGCAGCAAATAAACCTACACTACCTGCTGAGCATCAAACAGCTGCCAGACAAAGTAAACAATTAGCTGGCAAACatatagtggagcatttagcagccaaAGACCAAGATTGGTTGGAGACCACACCCGAGCTAAAAGAATTATTAGAGGATTGGACTTACATCCATTAGGTGCATGGACAGAAACACGTCTAAGTGAATGTCAATGTCACTTTATGTCAGCAGTATGAATATTAAGGCAGCGGCTTTCTAAAACATATGACTCTTGACACATATGACACAtatgattatttaaatgtggacctgctacaccctgctacgctatggacctgctacaccctgctacgctctgcgattccctgcaatgtccggcggcgtcctgccgcgtcctgccgcgtccactgcatccacccatgctcggCTGTGCCACGCCACATCccgtaacgccctgctgtgccctgctatgacatgaactactacaactaccattgtagtcactgttccattatctttattatgactattatttgccactgttcatcacacccccaaccggcacagtcagacaccgcctaccaagagtctgggtctgccgaggtttcttcctaaaagggagtttttcctcaccactgtcgcaacagccactgctaatgctagctcttgagggaattactgtaattgttggggctttggaaattatagagtgtggtctagacctactctatctgtaaagtgtctcgagataactctgttatgatttgatactataaataaaatttaattgaattgaaataaatCTAAAATTGAGGTGATGGCTCTTTAAATTAAATGGTTATTCAAAGTTGCTGATGTCTTTATGGaaaactgtttgtgtttaactgTGTTTTTATCGGCGTTAAACTGAACCTGCAGTTTGTCAGTCATATTAGGAGAGGAACTTGCTGTATAAAAGATAGATAAGATCCTTCTGTCTTGTGCAGATACCGTTTCAGAACATATCTTCCACTGCATGCATGTGCAAACTGCCGATGCATGCTTGTTGCTGGTAATTGACCAATCTCTCACTTAGACAAACATATATTTCACTTGACAGGGAAAGTTGTAACTCAACCACACTACCTTAATTACTATAATCTACCTAGTCTTCACAATTTCGGTGTCCTGAATGATAAAATTACTctaaatattttacaaaagctAAAGAACTGTTAGACAAGATGCGGGAAAAAGTATTTTAAGTAGGCCTGAAAAAAGATGATTCTGTGGTAAAACTAATCCTTAGTTCTAGCTCTAATTAAGATACTGTTTCACTGCTCATGTCCAACACTGTTGTAAATGCTGCAGTCACTTCTCGATCATAAAGTATTTCACATGTCCTGCCTCTAGCCCAGCCGTTACCATTTAAAATACAGAAGGCATCTTTTTGGCCAAGAGCCATGTTGTATATTTCTTGTAACTAAGACAATCCTAGGCTCAAGTGCAGCCAGTTGCATGTAATCTATATGCAATAAGATTTAAAATACAAACTAAGCAATGTAACAGGGCAAACTCAAATCCTGCAAATGGTTGCATGATGTCCcattacactgtaaaaaagtacagacccatttagttatgtccacttatttcttatttttaactgaacacgcttatacaagttttggattttgaactcaactttatgagtttttgaaagttaaacttgcatttattcattgggtccactatttaaattttttatcagatatgtatgtgttgattgaacttgggtatgtaagttatcagttgaaaaaaaaagtgtgtgtgttgcaacaagAAATGGTTGCCTTTCgattttaaaataacctgtcttcacagcatagttaaagcatggacagaataaattgattatacacataagtgatgtagcctatgcaaatttctactaaaatataacaagtgttgtggcaaacaacaaagcactagtgggaggagggagtacctgtcaaaggcttgtgaattgtgaatttgtcatttcactcttctcatattgaaatgtacttgaaaagtacttttcaaaagtcaaacagctccgcccacatttagcccaaccccaatctacatactgcaggtgcaattggttcattggcttgtcaattcccatgatgcaaggcggtaaatagagttgtgttaaaatttgctgaaaagtttgcaatttgttcggaattgtttgtttgaattccgtttattaaacgtgtgcttgaatgtagtgttttgttgcctggtaattgtcattgttgtgctggtttacatttgtaaccatgagttaagtgactgttatgtttgataagaagagctggagtattgcagcattagactttgagcagtaataggctttctTCAGCTATTAATCTGCAGTGTGTCACTTCATTAGCAcaagtgatgcaagatcagAGGCTTTAGAGGGACCACTATTTTGCATGGGGGCCCTGGGGCCGCCCAACCCCAGCACCCACACTATCTccactataaatgtggttatgttattgtaactttaagtgagttgtaataaagcagaaaagtatgtctgttatactaggcaaggaaggtttcttgcattattaaagaaagtaatttatttgttttaacttaaagtatgaagttaaactaagtaattaaaagttaaatcaactaaaataacaactttaacaaaactagaacactgtagttacatcaccctcattaactttaatttctaagttgaaacaaaagcagtcttcaagttgagtgaacttcgattttcaaggctgaaggtgaactttcatttccaagttaaactaccatgaaatttattacagtgtgtgatcttttagtaaaaacattagtctgcttaagttgaaagtataagttcaattgctgccttaaaaacatgagtacacctaacttgaaaagacagttggtatgaatacagttagttgaaattaaatgtaaaattgtatgtttgtttaacaaaaggaagcaagtttccttgaatatacaatgtaagatatatggttgttttaactcacagtatcaagttctaacaataaattattattaattaaacatcttCTCTAACCTTACGTTCGAGTTGAAATAgcatacaattgtatttttgcttgacaagaggaagcaagtttccttgagtggacaatgtagtattgatagttgttttaaatcacagtatcaagttcaaacaataaatgatcattaattaaacatattctataatctaactttgtgggttgaaacaacactattcttaatgttggctttactcacatttttaaggcagcaattgaacttacatttttaagtagaaccaccctgataatttttacagtgtaggcCACATCTGTTATGATAAGAATTTCCTATGAGACTTATTTTCTAACTTTCATGATCGTATCGTTCTGTGGCCTTGAGGGACAAGATAGTCAGCAGTTATAGCACTGTGGTTAAAGGTTCCTGCAGGAGTGACTGAATAAGACCAGTATGTAACGTGTGCCATGTTAATTATGAAATAAGAAGCAAAACCATGTTGTTTAACTTTGAATGTGCACTGTCTCTCTCAGAAAATGGACACTTCCCGACTTCTCTTCCTCATCTTCATGGTGATAACTACATCTGAATGTTCAGGTAGGGTACTCATTATGATGAAGTGTGCATTAATGGTTTATGAAGCTGCAACCATGTGAAAAGTCCATTCCCATTGAACCACACTTGTGGGTGCAGTATATAGACTCATACTGCTGAGGCTGCACATATTGAAGGAAGTACCCACTtcaaagcaaaaaaagaaaatatttgaaGCGGACAAGGCCAGAATGTAATGGACTTGATCCTGTCTGTATGTTTCTAAAAgtaatttgtatttatattatgtATTAAAAGGATATGGTTGTAATAGTTTTCCTTATTGTCAACAAGTTTAaccaaaagaccaaaaccaacaatgaaggTATCTGACCAGTCTGTGTAGCCAAAACCTTATACATCTTATTtgtctgtgccatagagctccattgttgttcagaaactattaaaaacacatcaatgagccacatgttccttcattaccatgaaaccacactgtagtttattttcattaaatCCTACACATGCCGTCCTGCTGCTGGAAATACTTACTAGAGCACCAaatccacagctgaaaatagttcTTATAGACGTAGATagatttactcctgtttgagttACGTCTGctaaatctttttttgtaaaaacatttttctgaaactctattttacatttgcataaaCTAGgatagacgctccatattcatgcggcatcttgaaatacattagctggtaagggacatacaggacttactgctccgcctttcgcgttttcgctgtcacatgagaaagcatagacagtatataagagaaagtcacaggtgctgctaatgctgctaatgggtatcgtcacTTCCTGGCCCGGCAAGTTTGaaaaaggaaacatggaggaccacacgtattcaaaatccaaatttgaggaacaggagtcttcttcttcgcccagaaaaagaaaaaggatatcgaaaagagcaagagaccggatTTTTTAAGCGTGAAGGCTAACGtggctgtaatacgtactttgaactgcgtggtacgagagagttgattgcaatATATGATTCCTACACATTGAACCTTTAATACAGCATAAATCTAAATAGCACTAAATATACTTATACATACAGTGTATCAATACAGTTTATCATGTCTGTAACTACATGTTATGTCACTATTTCTGTGAGGTCTGCCATAGGTCGTTTTTCTTATAagggggcggctgtggctcaggtggtagcgCGGTCGCCTACCATTTGGAGCGTTGGAGGTTCGATCCCTGGCTCTGAACTCcaaattgctcccgatgctgcgtcatcggtgtgtgaatgtgtgtgaatgtttatctgattaGCAGGGgaaccttgtatggcagcctcggccacagtatatgaatgtgtgtgtatgttaaatggttcctgtactatgtgaaagactagaaaagcgcaatATAAATACAGGCCATTTACATAAATAAGCATCCCTAGCAGTGGCAGGAAACAAGACCCACAGGAGTgttttctgtcctcatatctaaacgtGACGGTTGGGGTTTTAGACATGTTGTTATTGCAAAATAGTCACACTTGGGTTAGGAATAGGCACAAAAAGTACTTTGTTAGGCGTAGAAAAAGAGTACATTTGTTACTTCACTTCCGTGCATACGTACATGACGTAATTACACACACAGAATGGAGAATGTGATGTAGTTTTATTTACTAGTTAAAGTTCAAATTAATCAGTTTACTTATATTAATTTGTTCTGTGTTAGTACTGAACCTAttcaagattcttttttttacataaccaGGAATTAATAATATTGTGTTTATCACCATTATTTCTATCATCTTCTCTCACATTTTCAGGGACAACTGAGCCCAAATGCCAAAAGATGGACAAGAGGTCATACACCCTGTTGGAAGGGGAGGCATTTTATTTAGAGCCTTACGATGTTGCAAGCGGCCTCTCTGATGAAGATATCGAATGGTacaaaaatgagacaaaaatcCCCACTGACAAGAACGAGAATGTACATTACCATGGTGAAGCACTCTTTTTCTTAAACCTCCTCCCTGAGAACTCTGGCAATTACACTGCCTGGTAAGGATACTTCTGTCTACACGTTTTGGCAACGGAGTTCAAATTCATTATCTTTTGGTAACTCTACCTAATGATCTGTTAATACAGCCCCTGATCTGAATAACAGAAAACTATTGCTTCTTCTCCAGGGAAACAGACCCATCATCAGGAAAGTGCTACAAATATGATGTGGAAGTTAACGTCGTCAAATCAAGCTATATGAAGAACTTGCTCTACGGAGAAATCAAAAACTCAGACACGAACAAAATGATCCCATGTCCAGATCCTGTCAAGAAAACATGTCAAAGGTTGAAAGGAAAATTCAGATGGAACAAGGTACGTGTGATTACAGTGACATTAAAGTGTGATGTAATAATCTATTGTTAAAATACATGTAGTATGCAGAACACATAGGCTGAGAATGTAAGCTTTActtaatgtatactctgtatgtgtgctgtgtgtctgatatttttgctgctgcaacaccattATTTCCCATTTCTTTGGGATcagtaaaaaaaatctaatctaatctacttCCTGTAGTCAATGTTCGGAACAGCTGTGCTCTTCTTTATTCTTTGTTAACGCCTACATCATTAGGGGTACTTCCTGAGTATACCAACTAGACACTATCTCTTTTCCATGATAGTACCAAGTAAGTTGTTCTTCCTAGGAATCTTTGAGGAAATAccatacatattacatatcaGTGGGCTTGTAGGAAATGTTTAACAAATTATGCTTTATTTAACATCGTTTTAGAAGGCAAATTGGATtgaaaagtaatcattaattatacatttttattacattattatttaatatattttgggCTCTTACACATGTACATTTAGCTGATATAGTatggtaaatatatataaatatatatatatatatatatatatataataagtatGCACAACATTTACATTCAGAGTGATAtcagttttctttctttttataaaacCATTCAGTTTATTCCAACATGCTATACTGACATGAACGCTAAGAAAATGATTGCCAAGACCTCAAAACAGTGTGTAAAATCTTATTTTCCCCCCTAAAAAATGCAGGACAAGAAACCCCTTCAAAGTCGCCATGAAGATGATCTTTGGATTGATAATGCTAGCAAAGATGACGAGGGAATCTACACGTGCATTTGTACCTGGACATACAACGGCAAGGAGTACAACTCGTCAGCCTCCAGGGAGCTAAAGGTTGAAGGTGAGAGAtcattttcaggtttttttaagcctttagtttggggtaaaaaaaaaaaaaagaaataatgatgACTATAGACCAAGATCATCCATGGGTTTCCTAGCAATCGGATTGTTCACACCACTAGCAAATGCTAAGACCATTTCACAgttttaaacataaacattctAAATGGACCCaagttgatttcctgttgcagtgTATGTAAATGGCATCAACTGACAGGAAGTTAACAAGGGGCCAGGCTGTTGCCTAGCGATGgaatttcattgaaaaggtCTATATACGGAGCACTAA
This window encodes:
- the LOC120570670 gene encoding interleukin-1 receptor type 2-like, which codes for MDTSRLLFLIFMVITTSECSGTTEPKCQKMDKRSYTLLEGEAFYLEPYDVASGLSDEDIEWYKNETKIPTDKNENVHYHGEALFFLNLLPENSGNYTAWETDPSSGKCYKYDVEVNVVKSSYMKNLLYGEIKNSDTNKMIPCPDPVKKTCQRLKGKFRWNKDKKPLQSRHEDDLWIDNASKDDEGIYTCICTWTYNGKEYNSSASRELKVEGNTSHGSAKSTAASRKGKLSITHR